A region of Anopheles merus strain MAF chromosome 2R, AmerM5.1, whole genome shotgun sequence DNA encodes the following proteins:
- the LOC121588187 gene encoding protein male-specific lethal-3: protein MVSTRGHHTKYKFSDGEKVLCYEPDPTKAKVLYDSKVLEVSEGKDKRGRRIVEYLIHFQGWNSSWDRKVSEDFILKDTEENRQLQKDLAEKSQLYQGGYLYRKERKKQRAKSLTDRIESLTSAKTQSINPSSEDGSSCSNGFSRDEHEYHIDDMDEYYSSSVESSHEEEKVYLQAGCKFRKHLDLDQHLIVSGTMLVELPAKQPVVTILEDFVRYYTIRQLFECGHQEQTKSRRRNSSAVRTEHKVRDYEQIRTNVELCKEVADGLRVYFDFTLRDYLLYPQEKPQAQIVLAEENLRSFTYIASRNLSVDMLTVKLDSPTADVHQPLSEHSDQQSSSATSAEERRRRRLRSHKNEENEFVLDFGALQQSTAQQQQQQQQQQQQQGQHIQPSLAVEYGGDLSPFGSSLNILRSIIPQNVTISREAKEVLDDVFRWRILPSNAPAEPSMIYGAVHLARLIVKLPEFLSATAMADDKLKLLLKFLDIFAEFIEEHEEWFGKQFYFSLKDNDI from the exons ATGGTCTCAACCCGTGGCCACCACACGAAGTACAAATTCAGCGATGGCGAAAAGGTGCTCTGCTACGAGCCGGATCCGACCAAAGCGAAGGTCCTGTACGACTCGAAG GTGCTGGAAGTTTCCGAGGGAAAGGACAAGCGGGGCCGACGCATCGTCGAGTATTTGATACACTTCCAGGGCTGGAACTCGTCCTGGGATCGGAAGGTTAGCGAGGACTTCATCCTGAAGGACACGGAAGAGAATCGCCAGCTGCAGAAGGATTTGGCGGAAAAATCACAGCTTTACCA AGGTGGTTATCTGTATCGAAAGGAGCGAAAGAAACAACGCGCCAAAAGCTTGACGGATCGAATCGAAAGCTTGACGAGTGCAAAGACGCAATCCATCAATCCCTCGTCGGAGGACGGAAGCTCGTGCAGTAACGGTTTTAGCAGGGACGAACATGAATACCATATTGATG ACATGGATGAATACTACAGCAGCTCGGTCGAGAGCTCGCACGAGGAGGAAAAGGTGTACCTGCAAGCGGGCTGCAAGTTCCGCAAGCATCTCGACCTCGACCAGCATCTGATCGTGTCCGGCACGATGCTGGTGGAGCTGCCGGCCAAGCAGCCGGTGGTGACGATACTGGAAGATTTCGTGCGCTACTACACCATCCGCCAGCTGTTTGAGTGCGGCCATCAGGAGCAAACAAAGTCCCGCCGACGGAACAGCTCAGCCGTACGCACCGAGCACAAGGTACGCGACTACGAGCAGATTCGTACGAACGTCGAGCTGTGCAAGGAGGTGGCGGACGGACTGCGCGTGTACTTCGACTTTACGCTGCGAGACTACCTGCTGTATCCGCAGGAAAAACCACAAGCTCAGATCGTCCTGGCGGAGGAGAATCTGCGCAGCTTCACGTACATTGCATCGCGCAACCTGTCCGTTGACATGCTGACCGTTAAGCTCGACTCGCCCACGGCCGACGTGCATCAGCCGCTGAGCGAACATTCCGACCAGCAGTCGTCATCGGCAACCTCGGCGGAGGAACGCCGTCGGCGTCGATTGCGCTCGCACAAAAACGAGGAGAACGAGTTTGTGCTGGACTTTGGAGCGCTGCAGCAAAGTacggcccagcagcagcagcagcagcagcagcagcagcagcagcaaggacaGCACATACAGCCGAGCTTGGCGGTAGAGTATGGGGGCGACCTTTCGCCGTTCGGTTCAAGCTTGAACATTCTGCGCTCCATCATACCGCAGAATGTGACCATCTCACGGGAAGCCAAAGAGGTGCTGGACGATGTGTTTCGGTGGCGCATCCTGCCGTCGAATGCACCGGCCGAGCCGTCCATGATCTATGGCGCCGTACATCTGGCACGGCTAATCGTCAAGCTGCCGGAGTTTCTGTCCGCGACCGCCATGGCTGACGACAAGCTGAAGCTGTTGCTCAAGTTTTTGGACATATTTGCCGAGTTTATCGAGGAGCACGAGGAATGGTTTGGCAAGCAGTTTTACTTCAGCCTAAAGGACAACGACATTTGA
- the LOC121588188 gene encoding microfibrillar-associated protein 1: MSPPTTQYGIQSTAGAVPVKNTKGEISMQKVKVHRYVSGKRPEYAQYASSDEESEDDDFLEHRRANEEQQQREESDDNELPDDVDDPRIRRLQAIRAETQDDLERERKERHRTIHEPELVQSDEENDRSDASEDNRRQQYSDDEREQANATSRRRRISLGSESESEAELSDSEIERRRNLLKAKMLQQKQREEEELLQKQEEEGMSDSEESESSEYEEETESDEENEPRLKPLFVRKKDRTTIIEKEREANRQKQLEYESKKMAKERRKQTLRLVEDSIKKELEKTKVENEPSLNDVNTDDENDEVEYEAWKLRELKRIKRDREEKEQIEKEKQEIERLRNMTEEERRQELRNNPKQVTNKNVKGKYKFLQKYYHRGAFYLDEEDDVYKQDFSAPTLEDHFDKTILPKVMQVKNFGRCGRTKYTHLVDQDTTKFDSPWVADTANTTIFHSERAGGMKQVFEKPSLYRKKRDA, encoded by the exons ATGAGTCCACCAACTACACAGTACGGTATACAAAGTACCGCCGGTGCAGTTCCAGTGAAAAACACAAAGG GTGAAATATCTATGCAAAAGGTGAAAGTGCACCGATATGTGTCAGGAAAACGGCCCGAATACGCACAGTACGCCAGCAGTGACGAAGAGTCGGAAGACGACGATTTCCTGGAGCACCGTCGAGCGAacgaagagcagcagcaaagggaAGAATC AGACGACAACGAACTGCCAGACGATGTCGATGATCCCCGTATCCGACGCCTGCAAGCGATTCGGGCCGAAACGCAAGATGACCTGGAACGGGAGCGTAAAGAAAGACACCGGACGATACACGAGCCAGAGCTGGTACAGTCGGACGAAGAGAATGACCGTAGCGATGCCAGCGAGGACAATCGCAGACAGCAGTATAGCGACGATGAGCGGGAACAAGCGAATGCAACCTCCCGCCGGCGACGCATCTCCCTTGGCTCCGAGTCCGAATCGGAGGCCGAGCTGAGCGATTCCGAGATTGAGCGCAGGCGCAACCTGCTGAAAGCGAAAATGCTGCAGCAGAAGCAACGCGAGGAGGAGGAATTGCTGCAGAagcaggaggaggaaggcATGTCGGATTCGGAAGAGTCGGAGAGCTCCGAGTACGAGGAGGAAACGGAAAGCGACGAGGAGAACGAACCCCGGCTAAAGCCGCTGTTCGTGCGCAAAAAGGACCGCACGACGATCATTGAAAAGGAGCGCGAAGCCAACCGCCAGAAGCAGCTCGAGTATGAGTCGAAAAAGATGGCCAAAGAACGACGGAAACAGACGCTCCGGCTGGTGGAGGACAGCATTAAGAAGGAGCTGGAAAAGACGAAGGTTGAAAACGAACCGTCGCTGAACGACGTCAACACGGACGACGAGAACGACGAGGTGGAGTATGAGGCGTGGAAGCTGCGCGAACTGAAACGCATCAAGCGGGACCGCGAAGAGAAGGAACA GATCGAGAAGGAAAAGCAGGAAATCGAGCGACTGCGCAACATGACGGAAGAGGAACGCCGGCAGGAGCTGCGCAACAACCCGAAACAGGTGACGAACAAGAACGTGAAGGGCAAGTACAAGTTCCTGCAGAAGTACTACCATCGCGGTGCCTTCTACCtcgacgaggaggacgacgtGTACAAGCAGGACTTCTCGGCCCCGACGCTGGAGGACCATTTCGACAAGACGATCCTGCCGAAGGTGATGCAGGTGAAGAACTTTGGCCGTTGTGGTCGCACCAAGTACACGCATCTGGTCGACCAGGACACGACCAAGTTCGACTCGCCGTGGGTAGCGGACACGGCCAACACGACCATCTTCCACTCCGAGCGGGCTGGTGGCATGAAGCAGGTGTTCGAGAAGCCTTCGCTTTATCGCAAAAAGCGCGATGCGTAG
- the LOC121588186 gene encoding uncharacterized protein LOC121588186 yields MHIIGITCTAEDGTQETILVQPSTSLLNVTALGILPWFFSQDVPLFGVIAENSVAVRVKTATDPFRHLRYTKSASFDGKGFTLRRSVKHGGIIRIDGALKITIEEFCLLCPGLFYGTAKYPNLNLLLSQRRFRQQIVSPATLWAILSDCLLCRQYSNRQRTQDDFKLEMRRKYLATQLKDFRPMIAELEERLKETAKYDQLKKMLQQMIATVQSRQVQRYKDQGNQLKRLLQSVSNEKEQLLAQRMVHDTDTAIAMVREIVAAKVDVTCNELENMLDQLQAELVQLSMQLEVQQTCEAKLEELIEHVKEIEHILNQLDATDSMEFEMQIARCAVANNQSLVLFSKLSDEDDKQLYISNLQTHAQSLTIDIQSAEEHVQRAANEKRIAMENLHLLNDLANDNTLNSDPLLDDILSQLHNNLKRIVRASMAIANVEDTIAKLQQKIWHEFSAIGAVPFAELEAIAAVKFAVEEQLDANARENFLGFVYDRMLEAGSGQKWIDGFSCTAIFKTLDSALRVQQLIGQMRADLPFSYIVLNNARLRSSLNSFFRDSVTQVLSSGTATNYEDTVVKVNRIVQHMVSQIRAAQELKSVRERLEQLFNSKAELMAELDHVRSASNVPVPSIKIAELPKLAEQFIKVKNHKLRLQAHHASLVDFIHQLETDVPLPTEEQLKSDRLRLQEELKTILENVVQNRKRMYDCVKQLTEAYHKLQFAWERWNDDHRGNSCLMTATGLSSPTTKKLIDCWTTCCESIRHGIASVEEVGNRFKPTEEEPSANVHELDEQIKSLELHERSIATRIVHAETILAEYQQEHNTTIGQERSQYSEPRLMVVETDELMGKIVRTQEQLRRMPPGLKGSEVMKMKNKLKHLQLLDKIRLNAREMCLNNLILPIIDKLHVQKLRQVCQLVACISDELPELGGIATVTFGCASIDREQDEAKPFNIDDINAVNVHIVNEEGAEIEMNEKQRQLAYLILFLCFLYCDNCKLVQLDKTFEQLFDCGIVSLFHVLEKYFPTMQFIVLDNNAQ; encoded by the exons ATGCATATAATCGGG ATAACCTGCACCGCGGAAGACGGCACGCAGGAAACGATACTCGTCCAACCTTCGACCAGTCTGCTCAACGTTACGGCCCTCGGCATCCTGCCCTGGTTTTTTAGCCAAGACGTGCCACTGTTTGGCGTTATCGCGGAAAATTCTGTCGCCGTGCGTGTGAAAACGGCAACGGACCCATTCCGGCACCTGCGCTACACCAAAAGCGCTTCATTCGATGGCAAAGGATTTACGCTGCGGCGCAGCGTCAAGCACGGTGGAATTATTCGCATCGACGGTGCACTGAAAATTACGATCGAAGAATTCTGCCTGCTGTGTCCGGGGCTGTTTTACGGCACTGCCAAGTATCCTAACCTCAATCTGCTGCTCTCGCAACGTCGCTTCCGCCAGCAGATCGTAAGCCCGGCAACGCTTTGGGCCATCCTGTCCGACTGTCTGCTCTGCCGGCAGTATAGCAACCGGCAGAGAACGCAAGACGACTTCAAGCTGGAAATGCGGCGGAAATATCTGGCCACGCAGCTCAAAGACTTCCGACCGATGATAGCGGAGCTGGAGGAACGGCTCAAAGAGACGGCCAAGTATGATCAGTTGAAAAAGATGCTACAGCAGATGATTGCCACCGTACAGTCCCGGCAGGTGCAACGCTACAAGGATCAGGGAAACCAGCTGAAACGGCTGTTGCAATCGGTTTCGAATGAAAAGGAGCAGCTACTAGCGCAACGAATGGTTCATGATACGGATACAGCCATAGCAATGGTTCGGGAAATTGTCGCAGCAAAGGTAGATGTAACGTGCAATGAGCTTGAAAACATGCTGGATCAGTTGCAGGCAGAATTAGTTCAATTGAGTATGCAGTTGGAGGTGCAGCAAACGTGTGAGGCCAAGCTAGAGGAGCTGATTGAGCACGTTAAAGAGATTGAGCACATTTTGAATCAGTTGGATGCAACAGATTCGATGGAGTTTGAAATGCAGATTGCACGGTGTGCCGTTGCTAACAATCAATCGTTGGTGCTGTTCAGTAAGCTAAGCGACGAAGACGACAAGCAGCTCTATATAAG TAATCTTCAAACCCACGCTCAATCATTGACGATCGATATTCAATCTGCTGAAGAGCATGTGCAACGAGCTGCAAATGAAAAACGCATTGCTATGGAAAATCTCCATTTGCTGAATGATCTCGCTAATGATAACACACTCAACAGCGATCCTCTTTTGGACGACATTTTAAGTCAGCTGCACAACAACCTCAAAAGAATCGTACGAGCATCAATGGCCATAGCCAACGTTGAAGATACAATTGCAAAGCTTCAGCAAAAGATTTGGCATGAGTTTTCTGCCATCGGTGCGGTCCCTTTCGCCGAGCTGGAAGCCATTGCAGCGGTAAAATTTGCTGTGGAAGAACAACTGGATGCAAATGCTCGCGAAAACTTTCTCGGTTTTGTCTACGATCGTATGCTAGAGGCTGGCAGCGGTCAAAAATGGATCGATGGATTCTCTTGTACCGCGATATTTAAAACGCTGGACAGTGCTTTGCGTGTGCAGCAGCTGATCGGACAGATGCGTGCCGATCTACCATTCTCATATATCGTACTGAATAATGCACGTTTGCGTTCAAGTTTGAACAGCTTCTTTCGGGACAGTGTAACGCAAGTGCTAAGTAGCGGTACCGCCACGAATTACGAGGACACTGTGGTAAAAGTAAACCGTATCGTTCAGCATATGGTGAGCCAAATTCGTGCTGCACAGGAGTTGAAGTCGGTCCGTGAACGTTTGGAACAACTTTTTAACAGCAAAGCAGAGCTGATGGCAGAACTCGATCACGTTCGCAGTGCAAGTAACGTCCCAGTACCGAG CATAAAAATTGCAGAGCTGCCCAAACTTGCTGAACAGTTTATAAAAGTTAAAAACCACAAATTACGGCTGCAAGCACATCACGCATCATTGGTAGATTTCATTCATCAGTTAGAAACTGATGTCCCCCTGCCAACCGAAGAACAACTCAAATCCGATAGATTACGCTTGCAGGAAGAACTGAAAACCATACTGGAAAACGTTGTCCAGAATAGAAAACGAATGTATGATTGCGTAAAGCAGCTTACAGAAGCCTACCACAAGTTGCAATTTGCATGGGAACGTTGGAACGATGATCATCGTGGTAATAGTTGTTTGATGACAGCAACAGGTCTATCGTCTCCCACTACCAAAAAGCTGATCGACTGTTGGACCACGTGTTGTGAGTCCATTCGACATGGAATTGCGTCGGTTGAGGAAGTGGGTAATAGATTTAAACCTACGGAAGAAGAGCCATCCGCAAACGTCCACGAATTGGACGAACAAATCAAATCACTCGAGCTGCATGAAAGATCAATCGCGACTCGTATAGTCCATGCGGAAACCATCCTTGCAGAATACCAGCAAGAGCACAATACTACCATCGGACAAGAACGATCCCAATATTCCGAACCCCGATTAATGGTGGTGGAGACGGATGAGCTGATGGGCAAAATTGTGCGCACCCAAGAGCAACTGCGACGCATGCCGCCAGGACTGAAGGGCTCCGAAGTGATGAAAATGAAGAACAAGCTAAAGCATCTGCAGCTGCTTGACAAGATACGGCTGAATGCTAGGGAGATGTGCCTGAACAATCTGATCCTGCCGATCATCGACAAGCTGCACGTTCAGAAGCTGCGGCAAGTGTGTCAGCTGGTGGCGTGCATCTCGGACGAGCTGCCCGAGCTGGGCGGGATCGCGACGGTCACGTTCGGTTGTGCCTCGATCGACCGGGAGCAGGATGAAGCG AAGCCTTTCAACATCGATGACATAAATGCGGTTAACGTTCATATCGTCAACGAAGAGGGTGCGGAAATAGAGATGAATGAGAAACAGCGGCAGCTGGCCTATCTAATTCTGTTCCTTTGCTTCCTTTATTGCGATAACTGTAAGCTAGTACAGTTGGATAAGACGTTTGAG CAACTATTCGACTGTGGAATCGTTAGTTTGTTTCACGTGCTCGAAAAATACTTCCCCACCATGCAGTTCATCGTGCTGGACAACAACGCACAGTGA
- the LOC121588189 gene encoding protein disulfide-isomerase A6 homolog, with protein sequence MIPRAAERLLVLVGLLLFVTGSSQALYSSSDDVVALTTANFDRTVVKSDEVWVVEFYAPFCGHCRNLVPEYKKAATALKGVIKVGGVNCEEEQGLCGQHGVRGYPTIKIFGANKRSPVDYNGQRTAKDIAEAALAEAKKKIKNVLGGGGSSSSGGSGSNSGSGSKDDVIELTDANFDKLVLQSEEPWLVEFYAPWCGHCKNLAPHWARAATELKGKVKLGALDATVHQQKMSEYGVQGFPTIKYFPAGTKDRNSAEDYNGGRTSSDIVNWAQDKYTEDIPSPEIVQLTSEQVARDTCEKKPLCVVSVLPHILDCNADCRNGYLKILQEMGDKYKKKEWGWLWTEGGAQLDLESTLDIGGFGYPAMAVVNLKKMKYSLLRGSFSKDGINEFLRDLSFGRGHTAPVKGAELPKIHTVEPWDGKDGQLPVEEDIDLSDVDLDEKDEL encoded by the coding sequence ATGATTCCGCGGGCAGCTGAGaggttgctggtgctggtggggCTGCTACTCTTCGTCACCGGCTCCTCGCAAGCGCTGTACTCATCGTCCGATGATGTCGTGGCACTGACGACGGCCAACTTCGACCGCACCGTGGTGAAAAGCGACGAGGTGTGGGTGGTCGAGTTTTACGCTCCCTTCTGTGGCCACTGTCGCAATCTGGTGCCGGAGTACAAGAAGGCCGCCACCGCACTGAAGGGCGTCATCAAGGTAGGCGGTGTGAACTGCGAGGAAGAGCAGGGTCTCTGCGGGCAGCACGGTGTGCGTGGCTATCCGACCATCAAGATCTTCGGTGCGAACAAACGCTCCCCGGTCGATTACAACGGACAGCGCACGGCCAAGGACATTGCGGAGGCGGCCCTGGCGGAAGCGAAGAAAAAGATCAAGAATGTTCTGGGCGGTggtggtagcagcagcagcggcggtaGTGGTAGCAACAGCGGCAGCGGATCCAAGGACGACGTCATCGAGCTGACCGATGCCAACTTCGATAAGCTGGTGCTGCAGAGCGAGGAACCGTGGCTGGTGGAGTTCTACGCACCGTGGTGTGGACACTGCAAAAATCTGGCCCCGCACTGGGCCCGGGCAGCGACCGAGCTGAAGGGCAAGGTGAAGCTGGGCGCACTCGATGCGACCGTGCACCAGCAGAAGATGTCCGAGTACGGTGTGCAGGGTTTCCCGACGATCAAGTACTTCCCGGCGGGCACCAAGGATCGCAACTCGGCCGAAGACTACAACGGTGGCCGCACATCGTCCGACATCGTGAACTGGGCGCAAGACAAGTACACGGAGGACATCCCCAGCCCGGAAATCGTGCAGCTCACCTCGGAGCAGGTGGCCCGGGACACGTGCGAAAAGAAGCCGCTGTGCGTGGTGTCCGTGCTGCCGCACATTCTCGACTGCAATGCCGACTGCCGCAACGGATATCTGAAGATTCTGCAGGAGATGGGTGACAAGTACAAGAAGAAGGAATGGGGCTGGCTGTGGACGGAGGGTGGCGCACAGCTCGACCTGGAATCGACGCTGGACATCGGCGGATTTGGCTATCCCGCCATGGCGGTGGTGAACCTGAAGAAGATGAAGTACTCGCTGCTGCGCGGCTCGTTCTCGAAGGATGGCATCAACGAGTTTTTGCGCGACCTTTCGTTCGGCCGGGGCCACACCGCACCGGTGAAGGGTGCCGAGCTGCCAAAGATTCACACGGTCGAGCCGTGGGACGGCAAGGACGGACAGCTGCCGGTGGAGGAGGATATCGATCTTTCGGATGTCGATCTGGACGAGAAGGATGAGCTGTAA
- the LOC121588723 gene encoding putative sodium-coupled neutral amino acid transporter 10 produces METNTVQTVTLTNSIIGVGILSMPFCFQRCGIVLSIVLLLLSSYVTRLVCSYMVKSAIISRRKNFEQIAFYAFGSAGKLLVELCVVGYLLGTCIAYFVVVGDLGPQITAKILSMRESDGLRTWVMIVVTIVCIIPLGMLRNVDSLASVCTASLGFYLCLVLKVVSESSVKFHPGWFDRLDLWNWGGILQCMPIFTMALSCQMQIFEVYATMPTTSLDKMSRVIRQSTNICTMIYVAIGFFGYVAFNGHRFSGNILVDFTPSFASDIIKMGFVLSVAFSFPLAIFPCRVSLYSLLYKRASDGHMYIPESKFRPLTIAIVVVALVFGLLIPSIEVVIGLVGSTIGVAICLIIPAACYMTICKTNISEKQLAQVMIAFGFIIMVLGTYANLQAAGERTPERHEHEPTVVPAALEKLVGKPPAPLVPGRMADDPKPQAPAPPPVLPVESVTEKVIPKIELPVEAAVKENPEQPSNVETEVKKPLPEGKRADGANVEPSAVEEKHKDPPVAINNEAILKEEHEIAVEEKEKIAKEITELKNAKKVLQAEVENIKEELVKKNKETEQLVLKKLDEIVVKIGEKKVSIDSQEVGTKVEGDGGGAAAVAPSKDVLPEPDAGGKRDYGAKIPNDPIVKLLKAGGNNKTILQAGRDAAANGTVDRERNVPAPDVDRLPVEGAGAGEIPAEQATETLAKQEQNGSDSKPPAAPAAVGSENEASQNGVVAPKVDANGKVARVPEPSEVSETKQQQQPQDGEIKEDENVPLPPLPVEVPADAPADVAPAAEKQQPRKPVDTAAEEAKAGKRDLLAMRLKRDVGNSTAGGEENCPKRIT; encoded by the exons ATGGAAACGAACACCGTGCAGACGGTCACGCTCACGAACAGTATTATCGGCGTGGGCATCCTTTCTATGCCCTTTTGCTTCCAGAGG TGCGGAATTGTGCTGTCAATAGTGCTTCTACTGCTTAGCAGCTATGTTACCCGGTTGGTGTGCAGCTACATGGTTAAATCGGCCATCATTTCGAGACGCAAAAACTTTGAACAAATAG CATTTTATGCGTTCGGCTCTGCTGGGAAGCTACTCGTAGAGCTATGCGTCGTTGGCTACCTGTTGGGCACGTGCATTGCCTACTTCGTCGTGGTCGGTGACCTTGGCCCTCAAATCACGGCGAAAATACTGTCCATGCGCGAAAGCGATGGGCTTCGAACGTGGGTTATGATAGTCGTCACTATCGTATGCATCATTCCGCTAGGCATGCTGCGAAACGTGGACAGTTTGGCGTCCGTTTGCACCGCTTCGCTAGGGTTCTACCTTTGCCTGGTGCTGAAGGTGGTTTCGGAATCGAGCGTAAAGTTTCACCCCGGCTGGTTCGACCGGCTGGACCTGTGGAACTGGGGCGGCATATTGCAGTGTATGCCGATTTTTACCATGGCTCTATCCTGCCAGAT GCAAATATTTGAAGTGTACGCTACGATGCCCACCACCTCGCTGGATAAGATGAGTCGCGTCATCCGACAGTCGACCAACATCTGCACGATGATCTACGTGGCGATCGGATTCTTCGGGTACGTCGCGTTCAACGGGCACCGGTTTTCCGGTAACATTCTGGTCGATTTTACCCCATCGTTTGCGAGCGACATCATCAAGATGGGCTTTGTGCTGTCGGTGGCGTTCAGCTTTCCGCTTGCGATCTTCCCCTGCCGGGTGAGCCTTTACTCGCTGCTGTACAAGCGTGCGTCCGACGGGCACATGTACATACCGGAGTCCAAGTTCCGGCCGCTAACGATAGCGATCGTGGTCGTGGCGCTTGTGTTCGGTTTGCTCATACCATCGATCGAGGTGGTGATTGGGCTGGTCGGCTCCACGATCGGTGTGGCAATATGCTTGATCATACCGGCCGCCTGCTACATGACGATTTGCAAAACCAACATAAGCGAAAAGCAGCTCGCCCAGGTCATGATTGCGTTTGGGTTCATCATCATGGTGCTGGGAACGTACGCTAATTTGCAGGCCGCCGGAGAGCGTACGCCGGAGCGACATGAGCATGAGCCAACCGTTGTGCCGGCAGCACTGGAAAAGCTCGTAGGGAAACCGCCGGCTCCGCTAGTACCCGGAAGAATGGCAGACGATCCAAAACCGCAAGCACCGGCCCCACCACCCGTGTTACCGGTGGAATCGGTAACGGAGAAGGTAATACCAAAGATAGAGCTACCGGTAGAGGCTGCTGTAAAGGAAAACCCGGAACAGCCGAGTAATGTTGAGACGGAAGTCAAAAAACCCCTGCCAGAGGGTAAACGAGCCGATGGAGCCAACGTCGAACCAAGCGCCGTAGAGGAAAAGCACAAAGATCCCCCGGTAGCGATCAATAACGAGGCGATACTGAAGGAAGAGCACGAAATAGcggtggaggagaaggaaaaaattGCGAAGGAAATTACCGAGCTGAAGAATGCCAAAAAGGTACTCCAAGCCGAGGTGGAAAACATCAAGGAAGAGCtggtgaagaaaaacaaagagaCGGAACAATTGGTGCTAAAGAAACTGGACGAGATTGTGGTGAAAATAGGCGAGAAAAAGGTTAGCATCGATTCGCAGGAAGTGGGCACGAAGGTGgaaggtgatggtggtggtgctgctgctgttgctccaTCGAAAGACGTGCTTCCTGAACCCGATGCAGGCGGAAAGAGGGACTACGGTGCAAAGATTCCGAACGATCCGATCGTGAAGCTACTGAAAGCTGGCGGAAACAATAAAACTATCCTTCAAGCGGGACGCGATGCTGCAGCAAACGGTACGGTGGATAGAGAGCGGAACGTTCCAGCACCGGACGTCGATCGGCTGCCGGTCGAGGGTGCAGGGGCCGGTGAGATACCCGCCGAACAAGCGACCGAAACACTCGCTAAGCAAGAGCAGAATGGTAGTGACAGCAAGCCACCGGCAGCTCCGGCAGCGGTCGGTAGCGAAAATGAAGCCTCACAAAATGGGGTAGTCGCGCCGAAAGTGGATGCAAATGGAAAGGTCGCCCGTGTGCCCGAACCGAGCGAGGTGAGCGAAacgaaacagcaacaacagccacaGGATGGTGAGATTAAGGAAGATGAAAACGTCCCGCTACCACCGTTACCGGTGGAGGTACCGGCCGATGCACCGGCCGATGTTGCACCGGCCGCTGAGAAACAGCAGCCCCGCAAGCCGGTGGACacggcggctgaggaagcAAAGGCAGGAAAACGCGATCTGTTGGCAATGCGCTTGAAGCGCGACGTGGGGAACTCCACTGCGGGCGGGGAGGAAAACTGCCCGAAACGCATCACATAG